CTCACATAATTATTCACCGGCGGAAGCCTTTCCCGGCAAGGATGAAGTCAACATTCTTTTGCTTGGGCGGGATGTAGACAGAGATAGACATGGACGCATCGTAAACACACGTGGTAGGACGGACGCCATGTTGTTGGTGCATGCTGATTTCCGCAACCACAAGATTAACATACTTTCAATTCCCCGCGATACCCTAGTACACATTCCAGGCCATAGGGGCAAACGAAGAATAAGCTATGCAAACGCGCTCGGCGGCCCAAGCTTAACCTGTCAAACATTAGAGGAGTTTCTTGGCGTCTATCCGGAAAACTATGTGCTGATAGACTTTAATACATTCGAGAAAGCTGTGGATGCAATTGGCGGACTGGAGGTCACAGTTGACAAGCAGCTTGACTACGACGATAACTGGGGCAATCTGCACATACACCTCAAACCCGGCAGACAGGTTCTCAATGGCAACCAAGCCATGGGTTTCGTGCGGTACAGGCAGTCAAAGTCGGGAGATGCCGAGAGCGATTTCGTTAGAATAGGGAGACAGCAAGAGCTTTTGCGAGCTGCCAAAGCAAAATTGTCAAACCCTTGCGTAATGCTAAAACTGCCTCATATCCTAGACATGATACGCAAGGACACCGAGACTAACCTCTCATTTCGGCAGATGATGTGCCTGCTTTCATTTGCAAAATCTCTACCCCAATCCAATATAAGAATGGAGACGCTCCCTGCGCTCAATACAGGGGGAATTTTTGTCAAAGCAGATCCAGAAGCAACAAAAAAACTAATTTATGATATGTTTCAAGCGAACCATTAGCGAATCGCTGTCGTCTAAAACGTGAAATTAGATTGCACTGCCACTTTGCTTCACAAGCATAAAAAGCGCAACCAATATTAGTTGACGCCAAACGCTAAGTGTGCTAATATTTATTAAGCAGTACTGCTATCTGCAGGTAAGCTTTGGTAGTCTCGCAAGTAATATAGGACTCATAAAAATCATACCGTATACTCAGCTCTAGATGGGCAGGTTTAACAAATTGTCAAAGTTCTTGCCCGTGTCAAAATAAATACAACTCAAGAAAGGAGGTGAACCTGGGACAAGTCGCGTAAGTCGGCGCGACGCTTATATTTTTGAATTACTCTGGAGGTGCTTAAAATGCTTTTTGCAAAGCGTAATCGCTCGGGCTTCACACTAATTGAATTGCTCGTTGTCATAGCTATCATTGTTATACTCGCAGCAATTCTATTTCCAGTGTTCGCTCGAGCAAAGGCGGCGGCAGTTAAGAATCAGTGCATCAACAACCTGAAGCAAATTACTGCCGCGATGAATCTCTACACGTCGGACTATGATGACCATTTCCCACTCGTATCGGGATTTGGTCGAGTGTTCGATACAATGTCCATCTTTGAACTCGGAGGCACGGACCTTCGCGATCCCCAAAAGAGGGACTCGGCTTGGTTCCAATATCTCTTGCTGCCATACGTCAAGAATCAAAAGATTTTTGAGTGCCCTGCTGTGAAAATCAACGGTTCTTGGACAATAGGCAGCACAGATTACAAGTTTAGCGACAACTGGGCTTCTATAAACAGCCAAAGCCAAGATCCTCGCACTACCTATATATTCAATGCACGCTGCAAAGACCCAGTTTCAGGCGGATATTACCTAATTAGCGGACAATCTCTGTCGGTGTGCGACAAACCCGGTGATGCTCCACTAATTTGGGATGCGCCATCCGGCTTCAGGGTTGGCAATACAACTGAAGTCCAGCTGGCTCATGCTGACTCCATCAACGTAGCCTACGCTGATGGACACGTCAAGACCTTCCAGGTTTCAAACCCGCAGGATCCAAAGTGGCAAAGCAATCACTTCTGGGTAAACTACGGAAGTGAAGGATGGGTGCCACCTCAATAGTTAAATTAAAAAGACTGGCATAAGGTAGAAACTCAACAGGTGGATCGGTTGGTCCACCTGTTGAGTTTTTATAAACCCAGCTACCCAGGGGACATCATTCGGTTGAACCAGCGGGGTAAAGCAAACCCGCAATAACAGAACCAAACAATATAAGAAGAATAGATGGGATAATAGGAAGAACATGTTTTAGAGTTGCAAGCACAATCATTGCAACCAATATGTAAACAAGTGGGGCAACAATTGCAAAATAGCTTAGCTGAGATTCGGAGAATGACGGTAATAAAAGACCAAGCAATATGCCGAGTATCAGCAAGACTGCAAGTGCCTCGAGCTTCCTTCTCACGAGGAAGCTCTTGTCTAGAATTGTCGTAAGTGCATTTGCCGTAACTTCAACTCGCGGCATCTGTCCATATGGCGTAAGTAAGACGCCAGCATAAAGAGAAGATGAATCGGTGACCCCAACAAGAACTAGCTTACCTGCAAACAACGACCTGTCAAGCTTCCCTGAAAGAAGATCCGAGGCGCTGTAACGAGGAATTGTACCTGCTGGCCCGACGTAGTTTATGAGCATTCTACCCTGCTCATCTATTGGTATCTCGGCAACCAATGATTGATTTGCAATTAAATCAATGCTTCCAGTCAGGTCAACGATTATCTGATCTTTATCTACTCCCAGAATCTTCGCAGAAACAGCAAGCGGCAACCCAGGTAGAGCCACAACTTGGTCAGTTAACTTTGGAAGAGGGGTTGTCTGGGGTAGCGGCTGAGTTGGAATTGGGTACTTTACTGTCGTAAGATATGCAAGCTGAGCTTCGCGAACAACTCCAGACGAAGGCGTACCTACCATTCCACCTATGCCTTCAGCCGCGGTCATCAAATTTGCTACCGGTGGTATGAAAAAGTAATAGCTAAACATTGGAGAATCTACGGGATACTCAATCCGACGTGAAATTGCAAAACGCTCCAAAATGATAAGCGCACGAACGTCGGAAGGCGTCCATTCGGTTTCTCTCAAAGGATCATAAGCCATCGGCAGGAATACATTTTCGGCGCTACGCACCGCTTCCCATAGCGCAGTATCGGCTCCCGGATGGAGACTATCTGGCCGGTCAAAAAGGAAATCATACACGATTCGACTTGCGCCAACCTTTGTAAGTGCCCGAATGATTCTGGCATGTTTTTTGTAGTCCCACGGCAATGGCCCAAGTTCGTCAATAGTCTTTGAATCAATTGCCAACACTACAACGTCCGGCCGAGGTGGTGCTTTAAAGCGCATGCGGAGAATCATGTCATACGCGCTGAGTTCCGCAGACGAATTCCACGACCATACCGCAAGGCCATACATTATCAGCGCCAAGAGAGACAAGAAGAGGAATATTACAATTCTACGTAGAAGACTGCGGCGTTCCAGGTTCATATGACTCCTCCAGGGATTTATCCTCGCAGGCTATTTTCCCCTAGAGGTAATGAACCTAAACAACGACAGAACAGTAGCTTGCTGGCACTAGGATGTTAGTCCACCGATTAAATGCACTAATCTTATACCTCGCCTACTTGAAGGCCTTCAAACTCAAACTTAAATGGAATGACACGGCTGCCCAATTTTTCAACAACGCTGGCAACCTTG
The sequence above is a segment of the Armatimonadota bacterium genome. Coding sequences within it:
- a CDS encoding DUF1559 domain-containing protein, yielding MLFAKRNRSGFTLIELLVVIAIIVILAAILFPVFARAKAAAVKNQCINNLKQITAAMNLYTSDYDDHFPLVSGFGRVFDTMSIFELGGTDLRDPQKRDSAWFQYLLLPYVKNQKIFECPAVKINGSWTIGSTDYKFSDNWASINSQSQDPRTTYIFNARCKDPVSGGYYLISGQSLSVCDKPGDAPLIWDAPSGFRVGNTTEVQLAHADSINVAYADGHVKTFQVSNPQDPKWQSNHFWVNYGSEGWVPPQ
- a CDS encoding CHASE2 domain-containing protein — encoded protein: MNLERRSLLRRIVIFLFLSLLALIMYGLAVWSWNSSAELSAYDMILRMRFKAPPRPDVVVLAIDSKTIDELGPLPWDYKKHARIIRALTKVGASRIVYDFLFDRPDSLHPGADTALWEAVRSAENVFLPMAYDPLRETEWTPSDVRALIILERFAISRRIEYPVDSPMFSYYFFIPPVANLMTAAEGIGGMVGTPSSGVVREAQLAYLTTVKYPIPTQPLPQTTPLPKLTDQVVALPGLPLAVSAKILGVDKDQIIVDLTGSIDLIANQSLVAEIPIDEQGRMLINYVGPAGTIPRYSASDLLSGKLDRSLFAGKLVLVGVTDSSSLYAGVLLTPYGQMPRVEVTANALTTILDKSFLVRRKLEALAVLLILGILLGLLLPSFSESQLSYFAIVAPLVYILVAMIVLATLKHVLPIIPSILLILFGSVIAGLLYPAGSTE
- a CDS encoding LCP family protein, which gives rise to MALSHNYSPAEAFPGKDEVNILLLGRDVDRDRHGRIVNTRGRTDAMLLVHADFRNHKINILSIPRDTLVHIPGHRGKRRISYANALGGPSLTCQTLEEFLGVYPENYVLIDFNTFEKAVDAIGGLEVTVDKQLDYDDNWGNLHIHLKPGRQVLNGNQAMGFVRYRQSKSGDAESDFVRIGRQQELLRAAKAKLSNPCVMLKLPHILDMIRKDTETNLSFRQMMCLLSFAKSLPQSNIRMETLPALNTGGIFVKADPEATKKLIYDMFQANH